In Clostridium sporogenes, one genomic interval encodes:
- a CDS encoding ABC transporter ATP-binding protein: MLKIIKHLKPFIASILLVLGLLFVQAVCDLSLPDYMSNIVNVGIQQGGVDNAVPKVIRKTELDKIKVFLDERDVKKIEDNYILLDKKNLSKDDLENYLKDYPNLNKEPIYKLNTKDKNTINELNSILAKPIIMVGGMEKADMTKSNNIAKESAPQNKANKVNPQSEQNDKIKASSEDQMTKVPSKGEMSKGNVNSFLNMPKEQINIIKESLDKKFKDMPESMITQSSVIFVKDEYKAIGIDTDKLQSNYILNEGFKMLLLALLSMVATVIVAMLAARVAAGLGKNLRRNVFTKVTDFSKGEFDKFSTASLITRSTNDIQQIQTFMVMLLRIVFYAPILGIGGILKVLKTDTSMAWIIAVAVMAILTLVIVLFGMAIPKFKKVQKLIDKINLITRESLIGMLVIRAFNTEKHEEEKFDKTNKELTRTNLFINRTMTMMMPMMMLIMNLITLLIVWVGSHQVDAGAMQVGNMMAFMQYTMQIIMAFLMISIVSIMLPRASVSAQRISEVIDVPITIKDIEKPKEFSNYKKGYIEFKNVSFRYEGAQKDVLSNITFSALPGETTAFIGSTGSGKSTLINLIPRFYDVTEGEILIDGVNLKEISQRHLREKIGYVPQKGILFSGTIESNIKYGNESATDKDIEKATRIAQAMEFIESKEQGFKTEVSQGGTNVSGGQKQRLSIARAIVKEPDIYIFDDSFSALDFKTDATLRKALKDETKESTVLIVAQRISTIINADKIIVLDEGKMVGMGTHDELMKNCEVYKEIALSQLSKEELLS; this comes from the coding sequence AAAATAGAAGATAATTACATACTATTAGATAAGAAAAACCTTTCTAAAGATGATCTTGAAAATTATTTGAAGGATTATCCAAATCTTAATAAAGAACCTATTTATAAATTAAATACAAAGGATAAAAATACAATAAATGAACTAAACAGTATATTAGCAAAACCAATAATTATGGTAGGGGGAATGGAAAAAGCTGATATGACAAAGTCAAATAATATTGCTAAAGAATCGGCGCCTCAAAATAAAGCTAATAAAGTGAATCCACAATCTGAACAAAATGATAAGATAAAAGCCTCTTCAGAAGATCAAATGACTAAAGTTCCTTCCAAAGGTGAAATGTCTAAAGGAAATGTTAATTCATTTTTAAATATGCCAAAGGAACAAATTAATATAATAAAAGAAAGTTTAGATAAAAAATTTAAGGATATGCCTGAAAGCATGATTACTCAATCATCAGTTATTTTCGTTAAGGATGAGTATAAGGCTATAGGCATAGATACAGATAAACTTCAATCAAACTACATTCTTAATGAAGGATTTAAAATGCTACTTTTAGCCTTACTTAGCATGGTGGCTACAGTTATAGTTGCTATGCTAGCTGCAAGAGTAGCTGCAGGACTTGGAAAAAATCTTAGAAGAAATGTATTTACAAAGGTTACCGATTTTTCTAAGGGAGAATTTGATAAATTTTCTACGGCTTCTTTAATTACAAGAAGTACAAACGATATTCAACAGATTCAAACTTTTATGGTAATGTTACTTAGAATAGTATTTTATGCACCTATTTTAGGTATAGGTGGAATACTTAAAGTACTAAAAACAGATACCTCTATGGCTTGGATAATAGCTGTAGCAGTTATGGCTATTTTAACCTTAGTTATTGTTTTATTTGGAATGGCTATTCCTAAATTTAAAAAAGTTCAAAAATTAATAGACAAAATAAACTTAATAACTCGTGAATCTTTAATAGGAATGTTAGTTATACGTGCTTTTAATACTGAAAAGCATGAGGAAGAAAAGTTCGATAAAACTAATAAAGAGTTAACACGTACCAATTTATTTATAAATCGCACGATGACGATGATGATGCCAATGATGATGTTAATTATGAATCTTATAACTTTATTAATTGTATGGGTAGGATCCCACCAGGTAGATGCAGGAGCTATGCAGGTAGGAAATATGATGGCCTTTATGCAATATACAATGCAAATAATTATGGCATTTCTAATGATTTCCATAGTATCTATTATGCTTCCACGTGCTTCCGTATCAGCTCAGCGTATAAGTGAAGTTATAGATGTACCAATAACTATTAAAGATATAGAAAAGCCAAAAGAGTTCTCAAATTATAAAAAAGGATATATAGAATTTAAAAATGTTTCCTTTAGATATGAAGGCGCACAAAAGGATGTACTTTCTAATATTACATTTAGTGCACTGCCAGGAGAAACTACAGCTTTTATAGGAAGTACAGGTAGTGGTAAATCCACTCTAATAAATCTAATACCAAGATTTTATGATGTAACAGAGGGAGAAATATTAATAGATGGGGTTAATTTAAAAGAGATATCTCAAAGGCATTTAAGAGAAAAAATAGGGTATGTACCACAGAAAGGAATATTATTTTCAGGTACTATAGAAAGTAATATTAAATATGGTAATGAATCAGCTACAGATAAAGATATAGAAAAAGCAACAAGAATAGCTCAAGCTATGGAGTTTATAGAATCTAAAGAACAGGGCTTTAAGACAGAGGTATCCCAAGGAGGTACTAATGTTTCTGGAGGACAAAAACAAAGACTTTCTATTGCCCGTGCCATTGTAAAAGAACCAGATATATATATTTTTGATGATAGTTTTTCAGCCCTTGACTTTAAAACAGATGCAACACTTAGAAAAGCTTTAAAGGATGAAACAAAGGAAAGTACAGTATTAATTGTAGCCCAAAGAATAAGTACTATAATAAATGCGGATAAGATAATTGTATTAGATGAAGGAAAAATGGTTGGAATGGGTACCCATGATGAATTAATGAAAAATTGTGAAGTTTATAAGGAAATTGCCTTATCACAACTTTCAAAGGAGGAACTTTTATCATGA